Proteins found in one Hypericibacter terrae genomic segment:
- a CDS encoding MarR family winged helix-turn-helix transcriptional regulator gives MSKRDDVPYEITHLVRDTCLCLHVQRAARAVARRFDEALRPLALTNGQFSLLMSLNRPEPPSIGSVAHLLAMDRTTLTANLKPLERRGLVTVTVDEADRRSRRMALTSAGRSLLAAAVPIWKRTHAAIDRLLGASSPDRLRSDLMALS, from the coding sequence ATGTCGAAACGCGACGATGTCCCTTACGAAATCACGCATCTCGTCCGCGATACCTGCCTCTGCCTGCATGTACAGCGGGCGGCGCGGGCGGTGGCGCGGCGGTTCGACGAAGCCTTGCGGCCGCTGGCCCTGACCAACGGCCAGTTCTCGCTGCTGATGTCGCTCAATCGCCCCGAGCCGCCCAGCATCGGCAGCGTGGCGCATCTGCTGGCGATGGACCGCACCACGCTGACGGCCAATCTCAAGCCGCTGGAGCGGCGGGGGCTGGTGACGGTCACCGTCGACGAGGCCGACAGGCGCAGCCGTCGCATGGCCCTGACCTCGGCCGGCCGATCGCTCCTGGCCGCGGCCGTTCCGATCTGGAAGCGGACCCACGCCGCGATCGACCGCCTGCTCGGCGCTTCGAGCCCCGATCGGCTGCGCAGCGATCTGATGGCGCTTTCCTGA
- a CDS encoding VOC family protein, producing the protein MLVQPYLMFDGRCEEAIEFYRRAVGAETTMLMRFKDNPEPTPPGMVPPGSENKVMHAAMKIGDSVVMATDGGCQQKAAFEGFSLTLTVPTEAEADKRFNALAEGGQVRMPLTKTFFSPRFGMLQDKFGVGWMVIVAH; encoded by the coding sequence ATGCTCGTTCAACCCTATCTGATGTTCGATGGCCGCTGCGAAGAGGCGATCGAGTTCTATCGCCGCGCCGTCGGCGCCGAGACCACGATGCTGATGCGCTTCAAGGATAACCCGGAGCCCACGCCGCCGGGCATGGTCCCGCCCGGCTCGGAGAACAAGGTGATGCATGCCGCGATGAAAATCGGCGACTCGGTCGTGATGGCCACGGACGGCGGCTGCCAGCAGAAGGCGGCCTTTGAGGGCTTCTCCCTGACGCTCACGGTGCCGACCGAGGCCGAGGCCGACAAGCGGTTCAATGCCCTGGCCGAAGGCGGCCAGGTGCGTATGCCGCTGACCAAGACCTTCTTCTCGCCGCGCTTCGGCATGCTGCAGGACAAGTTCGGCGTGGGCTGGATGGTGATCGTGGCGCATTAG
- a CDS encoding thermonuclease family protein, which translates to MPVSTARIATLAMIAALFVLRAMRMFWPQHGGAGVPRESQDASLRLSWLTLAVAVLASAAVSHSAPDRNSPASSPELPSDASLDLVTSGYPRVINGDTINIQGSRIRLFGIDAPESQQTCKNASGRVFDCGWKATVALVDHIAGGTVSCRSRGVDRFGRTVAVCHLGSEDLNAWMVANGWAVAYRHYSLDYVPQENAAQAGKRGIWAGSFMAPSEWRRAH; encoded by the coding sequence ATGCCCGTGAGTACCGCTCGCATTGCAACCTTGGCGATGATCGCCGCGCTCTTTGTTCTGCGCGCGATGCGTATGTTCTGGCCACAGCATGGCGGCGCTGGTGTCCCGAGGGAATCCCAAGACGCCTCGCTCCGACTGTCGTGGTTGACGTTGGCTGTGGCCGTCTTGGCAAGCGCTGCGGTAAGCCACAGTGCACCGGACCGGAACAGCCCGGCTTCTTCCCCAGAACTGCCCAGCGACGCTTCGCTGGACTTAGTCACTTCCGGCTATCCTCGCGTCATCAACGGCGACACGATCAATATTCAAGGCTCGAGAATCCGGCTCTTCGGGATCGATGCACCGGAGAGCCAGCAGACTTGCAAGAACGCCTCCGGCCGGGTCTTCGACTGCGGCTGGAAAGCGACCGTCGCCCTGGTGGATCACATCGCCGGCGGCACGGTGTCTTGCCGCTCGCGCGGCGTCGACCGCTTCGGCCGCACGGTTGCGGTTTGTCATCTGGGGTCGGAGGATTTGAACGCCTGGATGGTCGCCAATGGCTGGGCGGTGGCGTACCGGCATTACAGCCTCGACTATGTGCCGCAGGAGAATGCCGCGCAGGCGGGGAAGCGCGGGATCTGGGCCGGCTCGTTCATGGCCCCATCGGAATGGCGCAGGGCCCACTAG
- a CDS encoding copper chaperone PCu(A)C: MILRDMLGGFLALFIAVASAGQTHHYKLGPLQIDDPWSRATVSAAPNGVVYLTIKNTSTAPDKLIDVASPVSDQAQVHDMKVEGDVSQMWLVGSVELPPGRTVTLAPNGLHIMLLGLKKPLEAAQTFPVTLTFEKAGSITIDVPVEPLGATGPSQGS, encoded by the coding sequence ATGATTCTCAGAGACATGCTCGGCGGGTTTCTCGCCCTCTTCATTGCCGTCGCGAGCGCCGGCCAGACCCATCACTACAAGCTGGGGCCGCTGCAGATCGACGACCCCTGGTCGCGCGCCACGGTGAGCGCGGCACCCAATGGTGTCGTCTATCTCACCATCAAGAACACCAGCACCGCACCGGACAAGTTGATCGACGTCGCTTCACCCGTCTCGGACCAGGCTCAGGTCCATGACATGAAGGTGGAGGGCGACGTCTCGCAGATGTGGCTGGTCGGCAGCGTCGAGCTTCCGCCGGGCCGCACCGTGACGTTGGCGCCCAACGGCCTCCATATCATGCTGCTCGGCCTCAAGAAGCCGCTCGAGGCGGCCCAGACCTTCCCCGTGACGCTCACCTTCGAGAAAGCCGGCAGCATCACCATCGACGTGCCGGTCGAGCCCTTGGGCGCGACGGGGCCGTCGCAGGGGAGTTAG
- a CDS encoding SRPBCC family protein: MFIKILIGLAVVLAIFVVVVALQPSDFRIARTTTIAAPASAVFAQVNDFHKWEAWSPYDKIDPALKRTYSGAPTGVGAIYEWAGNKHVGEGKATITESRPNEWVQIRLDFLKPFAATNMAEFSLAPQGGQTAITWSMTGHNNFMFKAVGLFMNMDKMVGGQFEQGLAQLKTLVETAPAS; encoded by the coding sequence ATGTTCATAAAGATCCTGATCGGCCTCGCCGTCGTCCTGGCCATTTTCGTCGTGGTTGTCGCCCTGCAACCCTCGGATTTCCGTATCGCGCGAACGACCACGATCGCGGCACCTGCCAGCGCCGTGTTCGCCCAGGTGAACGATTTCCACAAATGGGAGGCCTGGTCGCCCTACGACAAGATCGACCCGGCGCTGAAACGGACCTATAGCGGCGCTCCCACCGGCGTCGGCGCCATCTATGAGTGGGCCGGCAACAAGCATGTCGGCGAGGGCAAGGCCACGATCACCGAGAGCCGGCCCAACGAGTGGGTCCAGATCCGGCTCGATTTCCTGAAGCCTTTCGCCGCGACCAACATGGCCGAATTCAGCCTCGCGCCCCAGGGCGGGCAGACCGCCATCACCTGGAGCATGACCGGCCACAACAATTTCATGTTCAAGGCCGTGGGGCTGTTCATGAACATGGACAAGATGGTGGGCGGCCAGTTCGAGCAGGGGCTGGCGCAGCTCAAGACCCTGGTGGAAACGGCGCCCGCGTCATAG
- a CDS encoding SRPBCC family protein translates to MPVKAGNAAAAKPTERTITLTRVFAAPREQVFAAWTDARRIAQWWAPDGFTIPACDADPRPDGAFNLCMRWADKGDYWMRGRYREVVMPERLVIVATAYDAQQMPRLEAVIDVTLSEAAGETAFVLRTTARGAGDVAGAMLNGMKEGWNQSIDHLERHLADRP, encoded by the coding sequence ATGCCCGTAAAGGCAGGAAACGCCGCCGCCGCGAAGCCCACTGAGCGGACGATCACGCTCACCAGGGTATTCGCGGCCCCGCGCGAGCAGGTCTTCGCGGCCTGGACCGATGCCCGGCGCATCGCGCAATGGTGGGCGCCCGACGGATTTACGATCCCCGCCTGCGACGCCGATCCGCGGCCCGATGGCGCGTTCAATCTCTGCATGCGCTGGGCGGATAAGGGCGACTACTGGATGCGCGGCCGCTATCGCGAAGTCGTCATGCCGGAACGGCTGGTCATCGTCGCGACCGCCTATGACGCGCAGCAGATGCCGCGGCTGGAAGCTGTCATCGACGTCACCTTGTCGGAGGCGGCGGGCGAAACGGCGTTCGTCTTGAGGACGACGGCACGAGGGGCGGGCGATGTCGCCGGCGCGATGCTCAACGGCATGAAAGAGGGCTGGAATCAGAGCATCGACCATCTCGAACGTCATCTGGCCGACCGGCCTTGA
- a CDS encoding ArsR/SmtB family transcription factor — MTADPLSATFAALADPTRRAILARLALGESSVSELAEPFEISLPAVSRHLKVLERAGLIARSREAQWRPCRIEAAPLREVADWVDRYRRFWEARLDRLDAYLRELDSKEKKHARKGRKRRRREAH, encoded by the coding sequence ATGACCGCCGACCCGCTGAGCGCCACCTTTGCGGCCCTGGCCGATCCGACGCGCCGCGCGATCCTGGCGCGGCTGGCGTTGGGCGAGAGCTCGGTGTCCGAGCTGGCCGAGCCCTTCGAGATCAGCCTTCCCGCGGTTTCCAGGCATCTCAAGGTGTTGGAGCGCGCCGGTCTGATCGCGCGCAGCCGCGAGGCGCAATGGCGGCCCTGCCGGATCGAAGCCGCCCCACTGCGGGAGGTGGCCGACTGGGTCGATCGCTACCGGCGCTTCTGGGAAGCGCGTCTCGACCGGCTCGATGCCTACTTGCGCGAACTCGACAGCAAAGAGAAGAAACATGCCCGTAAAGGCAGGAAACGCCGCCGCCGCGAAGCCCACTGA
- a CDS encoding glycosyltransferase family protein, with the protein MPSAAGTNSQSRIVLLDSGLRQRTGHHAHFACGLARLCVKNGFSLATLTTKSVDRALAAELADHRGVFTRGLYEPAAEGDLFDRTWNDYRAGQRLCAADLDRSGFEPRPSDLFWMPVTRAREVAGVADWLLKLGVRPRVAIGFQDLYHPVEPGSVQGLIHRLAARRVVQAVGQEQVFAHATNHRLAQRLAAAMNFGIHLVPQTLFYDPSAPAAVPPTLPAGNGPLVACLGVPRPEKSGLPLPDIVHEALRQRADLRFVIQVNGAKTNAALMALERMPQVQLVKGWLDDGAFVALIQAADMLLLPYRRDRYAERTSGPFSFAAAYGRPAIVPSGTWMAERIARKQAAGIAYKRDAAVIDALTVAADRLPDLHSQAARLAQRWRIWDGEALLRVVRRWAAGDGTGELRRVDPKPPSV; encoded by the coding sequence TTGCCATCCGCCGCTGGTACCAATTCTCAATCGCGGATCGTCCTGCTCGATAGCGGGCTCAGACAACGTACGGGTCATCACGCGCATTTCGCCTGCGGTCTGGCGCGGCTGTGTGTCAAGAACGGGTTTTCTCTCGCCACCCTGACGACGAAGAGCGTCGACCGAGCGCTGGCTGCCGAACTCGCCGATCACAGAGGAGTGTTTACTCGCGGTCTGTACGAGCCCGCGGCCGAAGGTGATCTTTTCGATCGGACTTGGAACGATTACCGCGCGGGCCAGCGCCTTTGTGCTGCAGACCTTGATCGGTCTGGGTTCGAGCCGCGGCCGTCGGATCTGTTCTGGATGCCGGTGACGCGCGCCCGTGAGGTCGCGGGTGTTGCCGACTGGCTGCTCAAGCTTGGCGTTCGTCCCCGTGTCGCAATCGGGTTTCAGGATCTCTATCATCCGGTGGAGCCCGGCAGCGTCCAGGGCCTGATCCACCGTCTTGCCGCGCGCCGCGTCGTTCAAGCTGTCGGCCAAGAGCAAGTCTTCGCCCATGCGACTAACCACCGGCTCGCCCAACGTCTGGCGGCGGCAATGAACTTCGGCATTCATCTGGTCCCGCAAACCCTCTTTTACGATCCGTCCGCTCCGGCCGCCGTACCACCGACCCTTCCCGCCGGCAATGGACCGCTAGTCGCCTGCCTGGGCGTGCCGCGACCGGAGAAGAGCGGCTTGCCGCTACCCGACATCGTCCACGAGGCATTGCGCCAACGCGCGGATCTGCGTTTCGTCATTCAAGTGAACGGGGCCAAAACAAACGCTGCCCTCATGGCACTCGAAAGGATGCCGCAGGTCCAGCTTGTCAAAGGCTGGCTCGATGACGGCGCCTTCGTTGCGCTGATCCAGGCCGCCGACATGCTGCTGCTGCCCTACCGGCGGGACCGCTACGCCGAACGCACGTCGGGCCCCTTCTCCTTCGCCGCCGCGTACGGGCGTCCTGCAATCGTGCCATCCGGCACCTGGATGGCCGAGAGGATCGCCCGCAAGCAGGCAGCAGGCATCGCCTATAAACGGGACGCAGCGGTGATCGACGCGCTCACCGTTGCTGCCGACAGGCTGCCCGATCTGCATTCACAGGCGGCCCGACTGGCCCAGCGGTGGCGCATCTGGGACGGCGAGGCGTTGCTGCGGGTCGTCAGACGATGGGCGGCTGGAGACGGCACGGGCGAGCTCCGGCGCGTCGATCCTAAGCCGCCTAGTGTATGA
- a CDS encoding DUF899 domain-containing protein produces MQPHKIVSEQEWLIARKAHLAKEKELTRRQDELAAERRQLPWVKVEKGYVFEGSRGKQTLSDLFAGRSQLIVYHFMFGPDWPQGCPSCSFMADHMDGPNLHLKHHDVTLMAVSRAPWPKIEAFKKRMGWRFKWVSSEGSDFNFDYHVSFTDAERAKGKVVYNFETIDYMFDELPGLSVFYKDPSGTIFHTYSAYARGGDILLGAHHFLDMTPKGRNEKEGMDWVRHHDRYDAPPHAAANSDSCCDAQTDPVSEMRARLDKAG; encoded by the coding sequence ATGCAACCGCACAAGATCGTCTCGGAGCAGGAATGGCTGATCGCGCGCAAGGCGCATCTGGCGAAGGAGAAAGAGCTGACCCGGCGGCAGGACGAGCTCGCCGCCGAGCGCCGGCAGCTTCCCTGGGTCAAGGTCGAGAAGGGCTATGTCTTCGAAGGCTCCCGCGGAAAGCAGACGCTGTCCGATCTCTTCGCCGGCCGCAGCCAGCTCATCGTCTATCATTTCATGTTCGGTCCGGACTGGCCGCAGGGCTGTCCCTCCTGCTCCTTCATGGCCGATCACATGGACGGTCCCAATCTGCATCTCAAGCATCACGACGTGACGCTGATGGCGGTCTCGCGGGCACCCTGGCCCAAGATCGAGGCCTTCAAGAAGCGCATGGGCTGGCGCTTCAAATGGGTCTCGTCGGAAGGAAGCGATTTCAATTTCGATTATCACGTTTCCTTCACCGACGCCGAGAGGGCCAAGGGCAAGGTCGTCTATAACTTCGAGACCATAGACTACATGTTCGACGAGCTGCCCGGCCTCAGCGTCTTCTACAAGGATCCGTCGGGTACGATCTTCCATACCTATTCGGCCTATGCGCGCGGCGGCGACATCCTGCTGGGCGCGCATCATTTTCTCGATATGACGCCGAAGGGCCGCAACGAGAAGGAAGGCATGGACTGGGTGCGCCATCACGACCGCTATGACGCCCCGCCCCATGCCGCTGCCAACAGCGACTCCTGCTGCGACGCGCAGACCGACCCGGTGTCGGAAATGCGCGCGCGTCTCGACAAGGCGGGATGA
- a CDS encoding SCO family protein, with protein MKRGLLLAGLVIAAAVFVTSVAVLLLEWRAHETGQTTAADIGGPFSLTDQDGKKVTDADYAGQWKLVFFGFTYCPEVCPTTLNRISLTLKALGPLADKLHPLFITVDPERDTPDVMKSYVSAFDKRITGLTGTPAEIDAVAKAYHAFYQKVPQGNDYTMDHSTLIYVMRPDGRYETLLRYDDSPAEMAEKLKPLLQQG; from the coding sequence TTGAAGCGTGGCCTCCTCCTTGCCGGACTGGTGATCGCCGCCGCGGTCTTCGTGACGAGCGTTGCCGTGCTGCTGCTCGAATGGCGGGCCCACGAGACCGGCCAGACGACGGCGGCCGATATCGGTGGCCCCTTCAGCCTGACCGATCAGGATGGGAAGAAGGTCACGGATGCCGACTATGCCGGCCAGTGGAAACTGGTGTTTTTCGGATTCACTTATTGCCCCGAGGTCTGCCCGACGACCTTGAACCGCATCTCGCTGACGCTGAAGGCGTTGGGCCCTCTCGCCGACAAGCTGCATCCGCTCTTCATCACGGTCGACCCCGAGCGCGATACGCCCGACGTGATGAAGAGCTACGTGAGCGCCTTCGACAAGCGGATCACCGGCCTCACCGGCACGCCTGCCGAGATCGACGCCGTCGCCAAAGCCTATCACGCCTTCTATCAGAAGGTGCCGCAAGGCAACGACTACACGATGGACCACAGCACGCTGATCTATGTGATGCGGCCCGACGGACGCTACGAAACGCTGCTGCGTTACGACGACAGCCCGGCCGAGATGGCCGAAAAATTGAAGCCGCTGCTGCAGCAGGGCTGA
- a CDS encoding DUF1428 domain-containing protein, whose protein sequence is MAYVDGFLLPIPKKNLAVYRRMAKRAGKVWREHGALEYRECVGDDLPVKMALPFTRVTKARRGETVVFSWVVYKSRAHRDRVVAKVMKDPRLMAMPEGMPFDPKRMSYGGFRVIVEA, encoded by the coding sequence ATGGCCTATGTCGATGGATTTCTGCTGCCGATCCCGAAGAAGAACCTGGCGGTCTATCGCCGCATGGCGAAGCGGGCCGGCAAGGTCTGGCGCGAGCATGGCGCGCTCGAATATCGGGAATGCGTGGGCGACGATCTCCCGGTGAAGATGGCGTTGCCGTTCACGCGCGTGACCAAGGCCAGGCGCGGCGAGACCGTCGTCTTCTCCTGGGTCGTCTATAAATCGCGCGCCCATCGCGATCGCGTGGTGGCGAAGGTGATGAAGGATCCGCGGCTTATGGCGATGCCGGAGGGCATGCCGTTCGACCCGAAGCGGATGTCGTATGGCGGATTCAGGGTGATCGTCGAGGCCTAG